A genomic segment from Microbacterium sp. SORGH_AS_0428 encodes:
- the nagA gene encoding N-acetylglucosamine-6-phosphate deacetylase has protein sequence MAATVSVIVHSARIVDGGRETPDGWVRWDAGRITHRGTGDDWRAHDGDTIVDARAQAGADAVLTAGFIDLHGHGGGGHSYEDGPDAVRAARALHRAHGTTRAVLSLATATLGDLAARLETIAALTRTDPDILGSHVEGPFLAPSRRGAHAGDLLRSPDPETLEMLLTAGGGTVRQVTIAPELAGGLDAVRRIVEAGVVAAVGHTSADASLTAAAFDAGARVLTHAFNAMPGLHHRSPGPVGAALADDRVVLEIIADGVHLHPDIVRIAASAAAGRFALVTDAMAAAGAADGAYHLGALDVEVAHGVAHVAGTDTIAGSTLTQDAALRVAVAAGVALPAAVRALTETPARVLGLDHLGALEPGRLADAVLLTADLRVAGVWLAGDPI, from the coding sequence GTGGCGGCGACCGTGAGCGTGATCGTCCACTCCGCTCGGATCGTCGACGGCGGCCGCGAGACGCCGGACGGCTGGGTGCGCTGGGATGCGGGCCGCATCACGCACCGAGGCACGGGCGACGACTGGCGCGCGCACGACGGCGACACGATCGTCGATGCGCGCGCGCAGGCCGGCGCCGACGCCGTGCTCACGGCAGGATTCATCGACCTGCACGGGCACGGCGGCGGCGGCCACTCCTACGAGGACGGACCGGATGCGGTGCGCGCCGCTCGTGCGCTGCACCGCGCACACGGCACCACACGTGCCGTGCTCTCGCTCGCGACGGCGACGCTCGGCGACCTCGCCGCCCGCCTGGAGACGATCGCGGCCCTCACCCGCACCGACCCCGACATCCTCGGCTCACACGTGGAGGGCCCGTTCCTCGCACCCAGCCGTCGGGGGGCCCACGCCGGCGACCTGCTGCGGAGCCCCGACCCCGAGACGCTGGAGATGCTGTTGACCGCCGGCGGCGGTACCGTGCGCCAGGTGACGATCGCCCCCGAGCTGGCGGGCGGCCTCGACGCCGTCCGCCGCATCGTGGAGGCCGGCGTCGTCGCGGCGGTCGGTCACACCTCCGCCGACGCCTCCCTCACGGCCGCGGCCTTCGACGCGGGGGCGCGAGTGCTGACGCACGCGTTCAACGCGATGCCGGGGCTGCACCACCGCTCCCCCGGGCCGGTGGGGGCGGCGCTCGCGGACGACCGGGTCGTGCTCGAGATCATCGCCGACGGCGTGCACCTGCATCCGGACATCGTGCGAATCGCCGCATCCGCCGCCGCCGGCCGCTTCGCGCTCGTGACCGACGCGATGGCCGCAGCGGGCGCCGCGGACGGCGCGTACCACCTGGGCGCGCTCGACGTCGAGGTCGCCCACGGCGTCGCGCACGTGGCGGGCACCGATACCATCGCCGGATCCACGCTGACGCAGGATGCGGCGCTACGCGTCGCGGTGGCGGCGGGGGTGGCACTGCCCGCCGCCGTGCGCGCCCTCACCGAGACCCCCGCGCGCGTGCTCGGCCTCGATCACCTCGGAGCACTGGAGCCTGGCCGCCTCGCCGACGCGGTGCTGCTGACCGCCGACCTCCGCGTCGCCGGGGTGTGGCTGGCCGGCGACCCGATCTGA
- a CDS encoding YrdB family protein: MSTPSSAPLPAGTRPALSALDVVAFLCEIGGIVALAIWGFATWPFPWNLVVGILTPAAAIVLWALFVSPRAVFAVHPFVRAIAELLVYAAATAALWSLGLTWIGIAYAVVAVTVGLVVGRRRFA, translated from the coding sequence GTGAGCACCCCCTCGTCCGCGCCCCTGCCCGCCGGCACGCGCCCCGCGCTGTCCGCCCTCGACGTGGTGGCGTTCCTGTGCGAGATCGGCGGCATCGTCGCGCTGGCGATCTGGGGCTTCGCGACGTGGCCGTTCCCCTGGAACCTCGTCGTGGGCATCCTCACCCCCGCCGCCGCGATCGTGCTGTGGGCGCTGTTCGTCTCCCCCCGCGCCGTCTTCGCCGTGCACCCGTTCGTGCGCGCCATCGCCGAGCTGCTGGTCTACGCCGCCGCGACGGCCGCCCTGTGGTCTCTCGGCCTCACCTGGATCGGCATCGCGTACGCCGTGGTCGCGGTCACGGTGGGCCTTGTCGTCGGAC